The Natrinema salifodinae genome includes a window with the following:
- a CDS encoding NAD-dependent epimerase/dehydratase family protein: MDSPAIRDTTILVTGGAGFIGSHLVEALIPQNEVRVLDNFSTGDRANLPDDVTVIEGDVRDPMALQEAARGVDVIFHHAAVVSVSRSVDEPRQSNRTNLDASLLVLEQARQEDARVVLASSAAVYGHPDELPVPETASTAPTSPYGVQKLALDQYARLYEDLYDLPTVALRYFNVYGPRQQGPYSGVISTFLEQAWAGKPITVEGDGEQSRDFVHVSDVVRANLRAATTDAVGEAYNIGTGQRATVLELAETIRDVTDSSSPIVHRDARPGDIRHSGADTSKADRKLGFEARVGLESGLRSLVSESDARPAPTGEDPSPTLESNQYS; this comes from the coding sequence ATGGATTCGCCAGCGATCCGCGATACGACGATACTCGTGACCGGCGGTGCGGGCTTTATCGGCAGTCACCTGGTCGAGGCGCTGATCCCGCAGAACGAGGTACGCGTCCTCGATAACTTCTCGACCGGCGACCGAGCGAACCTCCCCGACGACGTGACGGTCATCGAGGGCGACGTGCGCGACCCGATGGCGCTGCAGGAAGCGGCCCGCGGCGTCGACGTGATCTTCCACCACGCCGCGGTCGTCAGCGTCTCCCGGAGCGTCGACGAACCGCGCCAGAGCAACCGCACGAACCTCGACGCGAGCCTGCTCGTTCTCGAACAGGCCCGCCAGGAGGATGCCCGGGTCGTCCTCGCCTCGAGCGCGGCCGTCTACGGCCATCCCGACGAGCTACCGGTGCCGGAGACGGCGTCGACGGCGCCCACCTCCCCCTACGGCGTCCAGAAGCTTGCACTCGACCAGTACGCGCGCCTCTACGAGGACCTGTACGACCTTCCGACCGTCGCGCTGCGGTACTTCAACGTCTACGGACCGCGCCAGCAGGGCCCCTACAGCGGCGTCATCTCGACGTTCCTCGAGCAAGCGTGGGCGGGCAAGCCGATCACGGTCGAGGGCGACGGCGAGCAGAGCCGCGACTTCGTCCACGTCAGCGACGTCGTCCGCGCGAACCTGCGAGCGGCGACGACCGACGCGGTCGGCGAGGCGTACAACATCGGGACGGGCCAGCGCGCGACCGTCCTCGAACTCGCCGAGACGATCCGGGACGTGACCGACTCGTCCTCGCCGATCGTCCACCGCGACGCCAGGCCAGGCGACATCAGACACAGCGGCGCGGATACGTCGAAGGCGGATCGCAAACTCGGGTTCGAGGCTCGCGTCGGTCTCGAGTCCGGCCTTCGATCGCTGGTCAGCGAGTCCGATGCCCGGCCGGCGCCGACCGGAGAGGACCCGAGCCCTACGCTCGAATCGAATCAGTACAGTTGA
- the allB gene encoding allantoinase AllB, translated as MTVELVVRNCTVVTPADRTPDAGVAVEDGTIVAVGRSDRLPDADRVLDAEGMVLVPGIVDCHIHNREPGLEYKEDWESATRAAAAGGVTTVVGMPNTDPVIDRPEHLELKFERGETSAHVDFQSYAVVTSENLDLIPDIDEAGALGYKIFLGSTVGDVPPPSDGEILEAMERIRETGKRLGFHEENGEIIDHYTEQFKAEGRNDPIDHSHSRPVIAEREAVERMITFAEETGAKVHMFHVSSGSAAEAVARGKDRGVDVTAETTPHYLWFTEEVMREKGNPARIQPPIRDAEEQEKLWDVGIEQGAIDCIATDHAPHTPEEKKVDDPFGNTWDAISGFVGLETEVPVMLTFVDRGRFTLEEWVRRHSTRPAKVWGMYPQKGSLQVGTDADFTIVDPDLEWTLEDRTDLHSKNCVTPFEGESFRGKAVATVVRGEVVYEDGEVVGESGYGTRVDVD; from the coding sequence ATGACCGTCGAGCTCGTCGTGCGCAACTGCACCGTCGTCACGCCCGCGGATCGGACGCCCGACGCCGGCGTCGCCGTCGAGGACGGAACGATCGTCGCCGTCGGCCGGAGCGACCGTCTCCCCGACGCGGACCGCGTCCTCGACGCCGAGGGGATGGTCCTGGTCCCCGGGATCGTCGACTGTCACATTCACAACCGGGAGCCTGGCCTCGAGTACAAGGAGGACTGGGAGTCCGCGACCAGAGCGGCCGCGGCCGGCGGCGTGACGACCGTCGTCGGGATGCCGAACACGGACCCGGTCATCGATCGGCCCGAGCACCTCGAGTTGAAGTTCGAGCGCGGCGAGACTTCGGCCCACGTCGACTTCCAGAGCTACGCGGTCGTCACGAGCGAGAACCTCGATCTGATCCCCGACATCGACGAGGCCGGCGCGCTCGGCTACAAGATCTTCCTCGGCTCGACGGTCGGCGACGTCCCGCCGCCGAGCGACGGCGAGATCCTCGAGGCGATGGAGCGGATCCGCGAGACGGGCAAGCGGCTCGGCTTCCACGAGGAGAACGGCGAGATCATCGACCACTACACGGAGCAGTTCAAAGCAGAGGGGCGGAACGATCCGATCGATCACTCCCACTCCCGGCCGGTGATCGCCGAGCGGGAGGCCGTCGAGCGGATGATCACCTTCGCCGAGGAGACCGGCGCGAAGGTCCACATGTTCCACGTTTCGTCGGGGTCGGCCGCCGAGGCCGTCGCCCGCGGCAAGGACCGCGGCGTCGACGTGACCGCCGAGACGACGCCTCATTATCTCTGGTTTACCGAGGAGGTCATGCGCGAGAAGGGGAATCCAGCCAGAATTCAGCCACCGATCCGGGACGCCGAGGAACAGGAGAAACTCTGGGACGTCGGCATCGAGCAGGGTGCGATCGATTGCATCGCGACCGATCACGCGCCCCACACCCCCGAGGAGAAGAAGGTTGACGACCCGTTCGGAAACACCTGGGACGCGATCTCGGGGTTCGTCGGTCTGGAGACCGAGGTGCCGGTCATGCTCACGTTCGTCGATCGAGGCCGGTTCACGCTCGAGGAGTGGGTCCGCCGCCACTCGACGCGGCCCGCCAAGGTCTGGGGCATGTACCCGCAGAAGGGGTCGCTCCAGGTCGGTACCGACGCCGACTTCACCATCGTCGATCCCGACCTCGAGTGGACCCTTGAAGATCGGACGGACCTACACTCGAAGAACTGCGTGACGCCGTTCGAGGGCGAGTCGTTCCGCGGTAAGGCGGTCGCGACGGTCGTCCGCGGCGAAGTCGTCTACGAAGACGGCGAAGTCGTCGGCGAGTCGGGGTACGGAACGCGTGTGGACGTGGACTGA
- a CDS encoding quinone-dependent dihydroorotate dehydrogenase has translation MTLYSRVRPLAFKLPAETAHGIGKRTLRAAQSTWPTRAALSYAYRYEHPALEVDLFESTFPNPVGVAAGFDKNAEVTHALEALGFGFVEIGTVTPYPQAGNDRPRLFRLREDEGMVNRMGFNGQGMETVRSRLEADGTPGVPLGVNVGKMNSSTEREAIEDYRRVFDRLSPFADYVVVNVSCPNTPDEFDEASPDHLRSIFETLEAENDADVPILVKVGPDEPEESLFDLVDIVEEFGLDGIVATNTSTSREGLESPRRDEWGGLSGKPIENRSTAVIRTLAEYTDGDLPIIGVGGVDSAASAYEKIRAGASLLQLYTGFVYEGPSTARRINRGLVDLLERDGFSSVEEAVGADLE, from the coding sequence ATGACGCTGTACTCTCGGGTGCGCCCCCTCGCGTTCAAGCTGCCGGCCGAGACGGCCCACGGGATCGGCAAGCGGACGCTCCGGGCGGCCCAGTCGACCTGGCCGACGCGAGCGGCGCTGTCGTACGCGTACCGGTACGAGCATCCGGCCCTCGAGGTCGATCTGTTCGAGTCGACGTTTCCGAACCCGGTCGGCGTCGCCGCCGGCTTCGACAAGAACGCCGAAGTGACGCACGCGCTCGAGGCGCTGGGCTTTGGCTTCGTCGAGATCGGGACCGTCACACCCTACCCGCAGGCCGGCAACGACCGCCCCCGGCTCTTCCGGCTCCGGGAGGACGAGGGGATGGTCAACCGGATGGGCTTCAACGGCCAGGGGATGGAGACGGTCAGGTCGCGACTCGAGGCCGACGGCACCCCCGGCGTCCCGCTCGGGGTCAACGTCGGGAAGATGAACTCCTCGACCGAGCGCGAGGCGATCGAGGACTACCGGCGCGTCTTCGACCGACTCTCGCCGTTCGCCGACTACGTCGTGGTGAACGTCTCCTGCCCGAACACGCCCGACGAGTTCGACGAGGCCTCGCCCGACCACCTGCGCTCGATCTTCGAGACGCTCGAAGCCGAAAACGACGCTGACGTCCCCATCCTCGTGAAAGTCGGGCCCGACGAACCCGAGGAGTCGCTGTTCGATCTGGTCGACATCGTCGAGGAGTTCGGCCTCGACGGCATCGTCGCAACGAACACCTCCACGAGCCGCGAGGGCCTCGAGTCGCCGCGCCGCGACGAGTGGGGCGGCCTCAGCGGCAAGCCGATCGAGAACCGGTCGACGGCCGTGATCCGTACCCTCGCCGAATATACGGACGGGGACCTCCCGATTATCGGCGTCGGCGGCGTCGACTCCGCGGCAAGCGCCTACGAGAAGATTCGGGCCGGCGCCTCGCTCCTTCAACTCTACACCGGGTTCGTCTACGAGGGGCCCTCGACGGCCAGGCGGATCAACCGCGGCCTGGTCGACCTGCTCGAACGCGACGGCTTTTCGTCGGTCGAAGAAGCGGTCGGTGCGGACCTCGAGTGA
- a CDS encoding thiolase family protein, with product MARSDTATEVVLVDGARTPHGTLLGSLADVDAVELGRTALDGLLDRIDVPGADVDWVSLGNAIQAGIGQVPGRQVVVESSLPNDTRATTINEASGSGLSAIALAADRIAAGRAEIAIAGGFESMSNAPWILPGYRKGRRYGNVELEDSMLLDSLWDVTLDVHMGEITERLVDREDVPREAQDEYALESHQLAAEAIESGAFDDEIVPVETSSETVDQDEGPRPESTPADLADLPTSFREDGTITPGNASKLSDGAGAVLLADGETAAERGLDPLATLVDYATAYRDPDRFNEAVGDVVEELLERNDLAVDDVDAFWINEAFAAQSVYVMDRLGIPREKMNPQGGAVAFGHPIGASGGMLAASLASQLRADSDVDRGLVGMSIGGGGAIMALLERA from the coding sequence ATGGCAAGATCTGACACCGCCACCGAGGTCGTTCTCGTCGACGGCGCGCGAACGCCGCACGGGACGTTGCTGGGATCGCTCGCGGACGTCGACGCGGTCGAACTGGGACGGACGGCACTCGACGGACTCCTCGATCGCATCGACGTTCCCGGCGCGGACGTCGACTGGGTGAGCCTCGGCAATGCCATCCAGGCCGGCATCGGTCAGGTGCCGGGTCGCCAGGTCGTCGTCGAATCGTCGCTGCCCAACGACACGCGGGCGACGACGATCAACGAGGCCTCGGGATCGGGACTGAGTGCGATCGCGCTCGCTGCCGATCGGATCGCGGCCGGACGCGCCGAGATCGCGATCGCCGGCGGCTTCGAGTCCATGTCGAACGCGCCGTGGATCCTTCCGGGCTATCGGAAGGGACGCCGGTACGGAAACGTCGAACTCGAGGACTCGATGCTCCTCGACTCGCTGTGGGACGTCACCCTCGACGTCCACATGGGCGAGATCACCGAGCGCCTGGTCGACCGCGAGGACGTCCCCCGGGAGGCCCAGGACGAGTACGCGCTCGAGAGCCACCAGTTGGCCGCGGAAGCGATCGAATCGGGCGCGTTCGACGACGAGATCGTTCCCGTCGAGACCAGTAGCGAAACCGTCGATCAGGACGAGGGCCCCCGACCCGAGTCGACCCCGGCGGACCTGGCCGACCTCCCCACCTCGTTCCGCGAGGACGGCACCATCACGCCCGGCAACGCCTCGAAGTTAAGCGACGGGGCCGGCGCGGTCCTGCTGGCCGACGGCGAGACGGCCGCGGAGCGCGGCCTCGACCCGCTGGCGACGCTCGTCGACTACGCGACCGCCTACCGCGATCCGGACCGGTTCAACGAGGCCGTCGGCGACGTCGTCGAGGAACTGCTCGAGCGAAACGACCTGGCGGTCGACGACGTCGACGCCTTCTGGATCAACGAGGCCTTCGCCGCGCAGTCGGTGTACGTCATGGACCGCCTCGGGATTCCGCGGGAGAAGATGAACCCCCAGGGCGGCGCGGTCGCGTTCGGCCACCCGATCGGTGCCTCCGGCGGCATGCTCGCCGCAAGCCTGGCCTCCCAGTTGCGGGCCGATTCCGACGTCGACCGCGGCCTGGTCGGCATGAGCATCGGCGGGGGCGGGGCGATCATGGCGCTGCTCGAGCGGGCCTGA
- a CDS encoding MaoC family dehydratase, translating to MTDDTEEGAEREPSDSADDATDKRLVAGWHGRYYEDFAVGDIYKHPFGRTVTETDNVWLTNLTMNLNPMHFNEAYAAETEFGERLVDGTFVIALAVGMSVIDVSVNATANLGYDDVRHHEPVFHGDTIFAESEVLSKRDLESRDHVGIVETELRAYNQHGDLVLSLERTPMVLKREHAQPSAAEPPGWPEGIGTQPEDL from the coding sequence ATGACAGACGATACCGAGGAAGGGGCCGAACGGGAACCGAGCGATAGCGCCGACGACGCGACCGACAAGCGACTCGTCGCCGGCTGGCACGGCCGCTACTACGAGGACTTCGCGGTCGGCGACATCTACAAGCACCCCTTCGGCCGCACGGTCACCGAGACGGACAACGTCTGGCTGACCAACCTGACGATGAATCTCAACCCGATGCACTTCAACGAGGCCTACGCCGCCGAGACGGAGTTCGGCGAGCGCCTGGTCGACGGCACGTTCGTCATCGCCCTGGCCGTCGGGATGAGCGTCATCGACGTCTCGGTCAACGCCACCGCGAACCTCGGCTACGACGATGTCCGCCACCACGAGCCGGTTTTTCACGGGGATACCATCTTCGCCGAGAGCGAGGTGCTCTCGAAGCGGGACCTCGAGTCTCGCGATCACGTCGGCATCGTCGAGACCGAACTTCGGGCGTACAACCAACACGGCGACCTGGTGCTCTCCCTCGAGCGGACGCCGATGGTCCTGAAACGCGAGCACGCCCAGCCCTCCGCGGCCGAGCCGCCGGGGTGGCCGGAGGGAATCGGCACGCAACCGGAGGACCTCTGA
- a CDS encoding DUF7344 domain-containing protein produces MTLKADSHPRSSESSSNTAGADEPSELTPDDIFHVLQTNRRRDAIRYLLEKDNPVKMRDVAEYVAAKENETTVANLTSTQRQRVYIPLYQSHLPKLDEQDVIEYDKPRGIVRPTDRLEVFRPYLEVSSEESHRTDRDRRESEADGAAVRSDTTYYSAATAASLSLLLAAQLGVLTLSGLVLGSLITLLFVLATAVTTRAGARLATRSSGPHRTDV; encoded by the coding sequence ATGACCCTGAAAGCTGACAGTCACCCCCGCTCTTCCGAGTCATCCTCCAATACGGCGGGAGCCGACGAGCCATCCGAGCTCACACCGGACGATATCTTTCACGTCCTCCAGACGAATCGGAGACGGGACGCGATCAGGTATCTACTCGAGAAAGACAACCCCGTAAAGATGCGCGACGTCGCGGAATACGTCGCGGCGAAGGAAAACGAGACGACAGTGGCGAACCTGACGTCCACGCAGCGCCAGCGCGTGTACATCCCGCTGTACCAGTCGCACCTGCCGAAACTGGACGAACAGGACGTCATCGAGTACGACAAACCCCGCGGAATCGTGCGACCGACCGACCGGCTGGAGGTGTTCCGGCCCTATCTCGAAGTGTCGAGCGAGGAGTCCCATCGAACGGACCGGGATCGGCGAGAATCCGAGGCGGACGGCGCCGCCGTTCGGTCCGATACAACCTACTACAGCGCGGCAACCGCCGCGAGCCTCAGTCTGTTGCTCGCCGCCCAACTCGGCGTCCTCACGCTCTCCGGCCTGGTCCTCGGGTCGCTCATCACGCTCCTGTTCGTGCTGGCGACGGCCGTCACGACCCGAGCCGGAGCGCGACTTGCGACGCGGTCGAGTGGTCCGCACCGGACCGACGTGTGA
- a CDS encoding (2Fe-2S) ferredoxin domain-containing protein yields the protein MKDRTEHHRERLDAHVFVCANERESEHAACGGAGADETVAAVKDWLRERDAFWTAVSVSTTSCLGLCSENGTALSIQPHDAWYSDVTPGDVPELLASAFGPNANRVDDE from the coding sequence ATGAAGGATCGAACCGAACACCACCGCGAGCGCCTCGACGCACACGTGTTCGTCTGTGCGAACGAGCGCGAGTCGGAGCACGCGGCCTGCGGCGGGGCCGGCGCCGACGAGACGGTCGCCGCGGTCAAAGACTGGTTGCGCGAACGGGACGCATTCTGGACGGCGGTCTCCGTCAGCACGACGTCGTGTCTGGGACTGTGCAGCGAGAACGGAACCGCGCTCTCGATCCAGCCCCACGACGCCTGGTACTCCGACGTTACGCCCGGCGACGTCCCCGAACTGCTCGCGTCAGCGTTCGGGCCGAACGCCAATCGCGTCGACGACGAATAG
- a CDS encoding CbtA family protein, producing MFVDYLERGVLAGAIGGLAYGAYMALVANPLVGYMEDLAEAGSGHEHAHAADHAHAAGEHAHAAGDHAHAVSETTTALVSVGSGVLWGILLGGAFALAFYFLEPALPGRGSLKAYVLAGAGFLAVSVAPWLVLPPATPGADQAFDPTTRIAIYVGMMAVGTLVAAASIYGYGRGAARSRRVGVVTAAVPIVVLVAATSIAAPTIVDAGALPAALVTAFRGLTALSQAALWALVAGCFGWLQTRADVRAAAERHEDLLTSP from the coding sequence ATGTTCGTTGACTACCTCGAGCGCGGCGTCCTCGCCGGCGCGATCGGGGGACTCGCCTACGGCGCGTATATGGCGCTGGTCGCGAACCCGCTGGTCGGGTACATGGAGGACCTCGCCGAGGCCGGTTCGGGTCACGAGCACGCACACGCCGCCGATCATGCGCACGCGGCCGGTGAACACGCACACGCCGCCGGCGACCACGCCCACGCGGTAAGCGAGACCACGACCGCGCTCGTCAGCGTCGGTAGCGGCGTCCTCTGGGGTATCCTGCTCGGCGGCGCGTTCGCGCTGGCCTTCTACTTCCTCGAGCCGGCTCTGCCCGGCCGCGGGAGTCTCAAGGCCTACGTACTCGCCGGTGCCGGCTTTCTCGCGGTCTCGGTCGCGCCGTGGCTGGTGCTCCCGCCGGCGACGCCAGGCGCCGATCAAGCGTTCGATCCGACGACCCGGATCGCGATCTACGTCGGCATGATGGCCGTCGGCACGCTCGTCGCCGCGGCGTCGATCTACGGCTACGGGCGCGGCGCGGCGCGAAGCCGCCGGGTCGGGGTAGTGACGGCGGCGGTCCCGATCGTCGTTCTCGTCGCCGCGACGTCGATCGCGGCGCCGACCATCGTGGACGCCGGCGCGCTGCCGGCCGCCCTCGTGACCGCGTTCCGGGGGCTAACCGCGCTCAGCCAGGCCGCGCTCTGGGCGCTGGTCGCCGGCTGTTTCGGATGGCTCCAGACGCGGGCCGACGTACGGGCCGCTGCGGAACGACACGAGGACCTGCTGACCAGCCCATGA
- a CDS encoding CbtB domain-containing protein yields MTTTDTVHDRLGTARDELTTGQLLAVFAFVAALSFTLLFLQEPLAHDAMHNFRHAAGVTCH; encoded by the coding sequence ATGACGACGACCGACACCGTTCACGATCGACTCGGGACCGCACGTGACGAGCTGACGACCGGCCAGCTGCTGGCCGTCTTCGCGTTCGTCGCGGCGCTTTCGTTCACGCTGCTCTTCCTGCAGGAACCGCTGGCACACGACGCGATGCACAACTTCCGGCACGCGGCCGGCGTGACCTGCCACTGA
- a CDS encoding monovalent cation/H+ antiporter subunit E: MAVERLLVPLSDTVTVRQTVGYAVQSGLERADSFECHLVVALPYDANAPESDLHREDAEELLSRARNWVEEDAGDANVTIETATLGADEYLFGPRDYAELFDDYADDHGIDRAIIDPEYQPGVTAQMLQPLERELDRVGLAYDEAPVERPARHGRLVWNREGFDRLFATFWISFGFYLVLGDPFYWFDLVTGAAVAAIVAVSLGHVTFTVPLDRVESPLRTLRFAVYIPYLLWEIVKANIAVSAVILRPSMPIEPTLTRVNSRVRGGLPLTALANSITLTPGTLTVRATDQQLLVHTLIPSAREDLFDGGLERAIRFVFYGRDSAAIPSPRERDDAEIVGGDEL; the protein is encoded by the coding sequence GTGGCGGTTGAACGCCTGCTCGTCCCGCTGTCGGACACGGTGACCGTCCGGCAGACGGTCGGCTACGCCGTCCAGTCCGGCCTCGAGCGGGCCGATTCGTTCGAGTGCCACCTCGTCGTCGCGCTGCCCTACGACGCCAACGCGCCCGAGAGCGACCTCCATCGCGAGGACGCCGAGGAGCTACTTTCGCGGGCGCGAAACTGGGTCGAGGAAGACGCCGGCGACGCCAACGTGACGATCGAAACCGCGACGCTGGGCGCCGACGAGTACCTCTTCGGCCCCCGCGACTACGCCGAACTCTTCGACGACTACGCCGACGACCACGGAATCGATCGCGCGATCATCGATCCCGAGTACCAGCCGGGCGTCACCGCCCAGATGCTCCAGCCGCTCGAGCGCGAACTCGATCGCGTCGGCCTGGCCTACGACGAGGCGCCGGTCGAGCGGCCGGCCCGCCACGGGCGACTCGTCTGGAATCGCGAAGGGTTCGACCGACTGTTCGCGACGTTCTGGATCTCGTTCGGATTCTACCTCGTGCTCGGAGATCCGTTCTACTGGTTCGACCTCGTCACCGGCGCGGCCGTCGCCGCGATCGTGGCCGTCTCGCTGGGCCACGTGACGTTTACGGTGCCGCTCGATCGCGTCGAGTCGCCGCTCCGGACCCTACGCTTTGCGGTCTACATCCCGTATCTACTCTGGGAGATCGTCAAGGCCAACATCGCGGTCTCGGCCGTGATCCTCCGCCCGTCGATGCCGATCGAACCCACGCTGACGCGGGTCAATTCCCGCGTCCGCGGCGGGCTACCGCTGACCGCCCTGGCCAACAGCATCACGCTCACGCCGGGAACGCTGACGGTTCGGGCAACCGATCAGCAGCTGCTCGTCCACACGCTGATCCCCTCCGCCCGCGAGGACCTCTTCGACGGGGGGCTCGAGCGCGCGATTCGGTTCGTCTTCTACGGTCGCGATTCGGCCGCGATTCCGTCGCCGCGCGAGCGCGACGACGCGGAGATCGTCGGAGGTGACGAGCTGTGA
- a CDS encoding cation:proton antiporter, which produces MAAAAAFVVLAIAMFYRAIAGPTAQDRLLAVNVLGTNTVVILALLSVGLDEPWFLDVALIYALLNFLMSIAISKFTVERGGVL; this is translated from the coding sequence ATGGCCGCGGCCGCGGCCTTCGTCGTCCTCGCGATCGCGATGTTCTACCGCGCCATCGCGGGGCCGACGGCTCAGGACCGGCTGCTGGCGGTCAACGTCCTCGGGACGAACACGGTCGTCATCCTCGCCCTGCTGTCCGTAGGGCTCGACGAGCCGTGGTTCCTCGACGTGGCGCTGATCTACGCGCTACTGAACTTCCTGATGTCGATCGCGATCTCCAAGTTCACCGTCGAGCGAGGTGGGGTCCTGTGA
- the mnhG gene encoding monovalent cation/H(+) antiporter subunit G: MIETIRFWAIVSLVGLGVFFTFVSTVGVLRLPDVYARAHTASQTDTLGAGLALAGVALALGWQHAAVYTVLLLFFIFVTNPTAAHAIARSAAETGVEPQLDEEASDAAGGKTGTGSGSETGAETDTGGEPR, translated from the coding sequence GTGATCGAGACGATCCGCTTCTGGGCGATCGTCAGCCTCGTCGGGCTCGGCGTGTTCTTCACGTTCGTCTCGACGGTGGGCGTGCTCCGGCTGCCCGACGTCTACGCGCGGGCCCACACTGCGTCCCAGACGGACACCCTCGGGGCCGGCCTGGCCCTGGCCGGGGTTGCCCTCGCGCTCGGCTGGCAGCACGCGGCGGTTTACACCGTCTTGCTGCTGTTTTTCATCTTCGTCACGAACCCGACGGCGGCCCACGCGATCGCTCGCTCGGCCGCCGAGACGGGCGTCGAGCCGCAGCTGGACGAAGAAGCATCCGACGCGGCGGGCGGCAAGACGGGGACCGGGTCCGGATCTGAAACCGGAGCCGAAACCGACACGGGAGGTGAGCCGCGATGA
- a CDS encoding DUF4040 domain-containing protein, protein MNAFVFSLAVFVLASAVATALFRDVLSSIIVFGAYSLGMAILYTFLLAPDVAMTEAAIGAGVTTLLLLLTIARTTRPATDGLLERIHLPAVAVVGAFVLVLCVAVLPEMYAIGGTETPVWSNPDVTQHYIQETYEQTGVQNAVTSVLAAYRGFDTFGEAVVVFAAGVSTLLVLKREVFA, encoded by the coding sequence ATGAACGCGTTCGTCTTCTCGCTCGCGGTCTTCGTCCTCGCGTCCGCCGTCGCGACGGCGCTGTTCCGCGACGTGCTGTCGTCGATCATCGTCTTCGGCGCCTACAGCCTTGGGATGGCGATCCTCTACACGTTCCTGCTGGCGCCTGACGTGGCGATGACCGAGGCCGCGATCGGCGCCGGCGTGACGACGCTGCTGCTGTTACTGACGATCGCGCGGACGACCCGACCGGCGACCGACGGACTGTTAGAGCGGATCCACCTGCCGGCGGTCGCCGTCGTCGGCGCGTTCGTCCTCGTGCTGTGCGTCGCTGTCCTCCCCGAGATGTACGCGATCGGGGGAACGGAGACGCCGGTCTGGTCGAACCCCGACGTGACCCAACACTACATCCAGGAGACCTACGAGCAGACCGGCGTCCAGAACGCGGTGACATCGGTGCTTGCCGCCTACCGTGGGTTCGACACCTTCGGCGAGGCGGTCGTCGTCTTCGCCGCCGGCGTCTCGACGCTGCTCGTGTTGAAACGCGAGGTGTTCGCCTAA
- a CDS encoding MnhB domain-containing protein encodes MSHSVDDTYTESQVIMTAVKIIAPFTLTYGLFMTFHGGDAPGGGFQGGTIIGVTVLMLAFAFGIEPTRQWLRNSLLVGLVTGGVLIFGAVGLAMIALGGNFLEFYQLKEVFHVKPKWGLEAIEIGGIALIVSGVIITLFFAMAAGFTPERRAGRGGAGTADDRPTSPPADANSNAEVSDDD; translated from the coding sequence ATGTCCCACTCCGTCGACGATACCTACACCGAGAGTCAGGTGATCATGACCGCCGTCAAGATCATCGCACCGTTTACGCTCACCTACGGGCTGTTCATGACCTTCCACGGGGGCGACGCCCCCGGCGGCGGCTTCCAAGGTGGGACGATCATCGGCGTCACGGTCCTCATGCTGGCCTTCGCATTCGGGATCGAGCCAACCCGCCAGTGGCTGCGCAACTCCCTGCTCGTCGGCCTGGTCACCGGCGGCGTCCTCATCTTCGGCGCGGTCGGCCTGGCGATGATCGCCCTCGGCGGCAACTTCCTCGAGTTCTACCAGCTCAAGGAAGTTTTCCACGTCAAACCGAAGTGGGGGCTCGAGGCCATCGAGATCGGCGGCATCGCGCTGATCGTCTCGGGGGTCATCATCACCCTGTTTTTCGCGATGGCGGCCGGGTTCACGCCCGAACGCCGGGCCGGGCGCGGCGGAGCCGGCACGGCCGACGATCGGCCGACGTCGCCGCCCGCCGACGCGAATTCGAACGCGGAGGTGAGCGACGATGATTGA
- a CDS encoding cation:proton antiporter subunit C, with translation MIELLASRYLYALLFVLLGVGLYMVIANENLVKKLIGVNLFQTAIFLFFVAMAYVEGGSAPVVPHEENPGELLVASPLPQVIVLTAIVVGIALTAVGLALIIRIYSEYGTLREDTLREVRADE, from the coding sequence ATGATTGAACTGCTCGCGAGCCGTTACCTCTACGCCCTGCTGTTCGTGTTGCTCGGCGTCGGGCTCTACATGGTGATCGCCAACGAGAACCTCGTGAAGAAGTTGATCGGGGTGAACCTCTTTCAGACGGCGATCTTCCTGTTCTTCGTCGCGATGGCCTACGTCGAGGGCGGCTCGGCGCCGGTCGTCCCCCACGAGGAGAACCCGGGGGAGCTGCTGGTCGCCAGCCCGCTGCCGCAGGTCATCGTGCTTACCGCCATCGTCGTCGGCATCGCGCTGACCGCGGTCGGCCTGGCGCTGATCATTCGCATCTACTCGGAGTACGGGACGCTCCGCGAGGACACCCTCAGGGAGGTGCGTGCCGATGAGTAG